In Syntrophorhabdaceae bacterium, the sequence AGATTGAGGCGGCCCTTTTTGCCCTCCGCTCTCCTATCTCCAAGGGGGTGCTTCTCGCCGACGAAGTTGGCCTTGGCAAGACCATTGAGGCGGGTCTTGTACTGTGCCAATACTGGGCGGAGCGGCGGCGCCATCTTTTGGTGATCTGCCCTGCCTCTCTCCGCAAACAATGGGAGTTGGAACTTTCTGAAAAGTTCAACCTCCCCTCTATAGTTCTCGATGCAAAAGCCTTTCGGGACCAGCAGAAAAATGGCAGACCGAATCCCTTCAGAGATAGCAGGATAGTCATCTGTTCCATGCATTACGCAGCAGGCAAAGCGGACGAACTCAAACAAATCCCGTGGGACCTTGTCGTCATCGATGAAGCACATAAGCTCCGCAATTCCTACCGCCAGAGTAATCAGATAGGTCAGAAAATCCGTATGGCCACGGAAGACCGCAAAAAGCTCCTTTTGACCGCCACGCCACTTCAAAATTCGCTCCTGGAGCTGTATGGCCTCTCCACCCTTATCGATGAACGTTTTTTCGGTGAGCTTGCCTCCTTTCGCGCCCAGTATCTTAATTACGGAGGCGATATCCCGGGACTAAGAGATCGCCTCAAGGCCTTCTGCTGGCGCACTCTGCGTAGCCAGGTGGTCGAGTTCGTTTCTTTCACGGAGCGAAGACTCATTACACGCCCCTTCAAGCCCACGGAACAAGAGCACAAACTCTATGAGGCCGTGTCGGCCTATCTGAAACGCGATGATGCGTACGCTCTGCCATCGGGACAGAAACACCTCCTCATCCTCCTGGTCCGTAAAGTACTTGCTTCCTCCCCCCATGCCGTAGCAGGTACACTGGAAATCATGAGAAACAGGCTTCTCAGGCTCCAGGATGAGGTCAGGAGCAATGCATCGGTGTTGACGCGCCTCATATCCGACGAAGAGATTGACGACGATGTCCTCGACGAGCTTCTCGAGGACGAGGAGGATAACCTCGTCGACGCTGACAGCATGCCCGTGGAGGTCCCGTCCGAGGCGGTAGAAAAGCCGATTGACCTCAAAAAGCTAGCCCATGAGATACAAGAGCTTGAAGATTATATCCGGTGGGCGAGGGGCATCGGCATAGACACAAAAACAAAGGCCCTCGTCGCGGCCCTTGAGATCGGTTTTAGAAAAATGGAGGAGATGGGTGCAGCGCAGAAGGTGGTGGTCTTCACCGAATCGCGGCGCACCCAGGCCTGGCTCAAGGAGTTTCTTGAAGGCAGCGGATATGCCGGTCAGGTGCTTACCTTCAACGGCACGAACAAAGATGATGCATCGGGCCAGGTCTATCAGGAGTGGCTCATTGCCAACCGGGACTCGGGCCGGGCCACCGGCTCCAAACAGATTGACCTCCGCACGGCCATCATTGACCGCTTTCAATCGCATGCGCGCATCCTCATAGCGACAGAGGCGGGTGCGGAAGGCCTTAACCTTCAGTTTTGCTCGGCCATCGTCAATTTCGACCTGCCCTGGAACCCGCAAAGGATAGAGCAGCGCATCGGAAGATGCCACAGGTATGGTCAGAAACATGATGTGGTGGTTATCAATTTCCTGAATGAACGGAATGAGGCAGACCGCCGCGTATATGAGTTATTGGATCAGAAATTTAACCTCTTTACCGGCATCTTCGGTGCGTCCGATGATGTACTCGGTTCCATTGAGTCCGGGATTGATTTTGAGAAGCGCGTCCTTGAAATTTATCAGGAATGCCGCACGGAAGAGGAAATTCAAGCAGCCTTTGAACGTCTGCAGACCGACCTCGATGAGGAGATCCAGACAAGGATGCGGGACACCAGAAGGCTCCTCATGGAGAATTTCGATGAGGACGTCCACGCGAGGCTCAAAGTCAACTTGTCCGGCGCCCAGGAGAAACTCGACAGGATCGGGCGGCTCTTCTGGATGCTCACAAAGCACGTCCTTCAGGATTTGGCCCGGTTCGACGACCCGAACCTTTCCTTTCTTCTCGATTCCTCCCCCATCTCCGGGGCTACTCCCGGACACTATCATCTCATTTCAAAAGATAGAGAGAATGTACCGGGCGAATACCTTTACAGGCTGAGCCACCCCCTCGGTGAGCACGTCATTGCAGAGGGTGTATCGTACGAGTGCCCCACGGCGGAGGTGGAATTCGACATGAGCAACCATCCCACCAGGATCTTGATGGTGGAGAAGCTCAAGGGAAAATCCGGCTGGCTCCGTCTCCGGCACGTGCGGATAGACTCGTTCGACCGGGTAGAATTCCTGCTCTTTACCGCGGTTGACGACCAGGGCAACAACATAGACCAGGAGACGTGCGAGAAGCTCTTCAACTGCAGGGGCCGAACCCGCCAGGCGGTTGACTTGCCTCAAGACTCCCGGGATCGCTTAGGCGCCGATTCCGAAAGGTATACAGAGGCTACGATTGCCCGTAACCTGGAAGAAAACAATCAGCACTTCACCGAGGCGTGCCGGCAGCTCGACAAATGGGCGGAAGACATGGAGATGGCCGCGCAGAAGGAGCTGGACGATATAAAACGCCAGGTCCGGGATCTGCAGCGCAGAAGCCGCCAGGCCCCCACCATTGAGGAGCAGCACGGCCTGCAGGAAGAGATTGGCAGGCTTGAACGCAAGAAACGCACCCTGCGGGAGCGGATTTTTGACATTGAGGACGAGATTACCGCCAAGAGGGACCACCTCGTAGATCAGCTCGTAAAGCGCATGCAGCAAAAAACAACGGTCACACCGGCCTTTACTATACGGTGGAGTGTGGTATGATGAAATGGCGGCACTCCTGTAGCTATTTTGACTAAAATAAAAATTCCCAAAAGTGATCATCGATCATTATTGATTGGAGATTGAAGAATGCCTACGACCGAACAATTGAGAACCAGGCTTCTCAAGAAACTGAAGGAGCTTTTTCAGCTCGATCAGCCGGACCTTGACTTCGGCTTCTATCGCATCATGCATGCCAAGGCCCGGCAGGTCTCGGAATTTATCGACAATGACCTTCTCAAAATAGTCGAGGAGGCTTTCGGCCATGTTGACGAGGCTCGCAAGAATAGCCTCAAGGCAAAGATAGAGGAGGCAATTACCACGGCCCAAAAATTCGGGGCTCCTGACCCTGAGGCGACGGACGCGGTAAAGGAAGCCCGGGTCCAATATGAAGCGGTTGCGGATACGGCCTCGGCGGAAGCCGACATATATGATCACCTCTACAGGTTTTTTGAACGGTACTATGACGACGGCGATTTCATCTCCCGCCGCTACTATGCGAGGGAAACGGAAGGTCGCGCTGCTCCTTTTGCGGTCCCTTACAACGGAGAGGAGGTTAAGCTCCACTGGGCCAATGCAGACCAGTACTATATTAAGACTGCGGAATACTTCACCAACTTTACCTTCGATCTTTCTAAAGCGGCAAGAGCCCAGATCGAAAGGAACCGCAAAGAAAAAGCGGGCGATAAGGACACTCTTTTCGATCTCTCCGATAAAGACCCTCTCGATGACCTCAAGGTCCATTTTCTTATCGTCGAAGCGAGCGAGGGAGAGCACGGCAATGTAAAAGCATCGGAGACCACGAAGCGCTTCTTCCTCATCCACAAGGATAGACCCATAGAGCTGAACGACAGAGAAGAGTTGACCGTCAACTTCGAGTACCGGCCTGATCCTGAAAAATCAGGCCAGGAAGGTACCCACCGCGAAAAACGCAACGCCGAGGCAATGGAAACAATTCTGCACGCCTTAGAAGAAATGGCCAAAGGCGAGGCATCTCCTCGCCTGGAAAAATATGGGCAACTGTTAAGAACCCCTTCCCCCACGGATTCAGACAAAAAACGGCCTCTCCTGGCGAAATATATCAACCAGTATACGGCCCGCAACACCATGGACTATTTCATCCATAAGGACCTTGGCGGCTTTCTCCACCGGGAACTCGATTTCTATATCAAGAATGAAATAATGCGTCTCGACGACATCGAAAACGCCGACGTGCCCTCCGTTGAGTCATATCTTGCGAAAATAAAGGTCCTTCGGCTAATTGCGGGCAAACTCATCGATTTCCTCGCGCAACTCGAAGACTTCCAGAAGAAACTCTGGTTAAAAAAGAAGTTCGTTATCGAGACAAATTACTGTGTCACCCTTGACCGGATACCCGAGGTGCTTTATCCCGAGATAACCTCGAATGAGGCGCAACATGACGAGTGGATACGCCTGTTTTCGATTGATGAGATCGAGACAGTGCCCGGTGACTTAGCTACCCCTGATATACCAGGTTATTCAAAGCCCCTCACGGTGCATTTTCTTAAAACTCACAACAAGATGGTGCTTGATACTCAGTTCTTTGACGATACGTTTAAGGAACAACTTATTTCCTCAATTGAAGGATTTGACGAACAGTGTGATGGCTTGCTGATTCATTCGGAAAATTTCCAGGCATTGAGTCAGTTACGGGAGCGCTATCGAGAGCAGATGGAATGTATCTATATTGATCCGCCCTATAATACTTCTGAGAATGCTTTCTTATATAAGAACGGCTACAAACATTCTTCGTGGCTTGCTATGTTGTCCGATAGGATTAGAGTAGCCTCGCTATTCACCCCAAAATCTGGTGTGTTTATGGGCGCGATCGACGACACCGAGTATTCAAACCTCAAGACTGCGTTGTCTGACACTTTTGGAGACGACAATTATGTGGGCACTATTGCCGTCGAAGTAAACCCAGCAGGTCAAAATATTAGGCCAAACGTCCCGGCGCGGAGCCATGATTATTTTCATATTTTTGCAAATGATATCGAATCAATAAACATGGTCCTAAGGGGACTCACCGCCAAGGAACGAGAGCAATACAAGGAAAGGGACACAAAAGGTTATTTTTATTGGGATAATTTGCGTCGAAGGGGAGGTAACTCGCGACCCTCAGACAGGCCCAAACAATGGTTCCCCTTGTTTATAGATGGCGCTCAGGTCAGAGTTCCAACAATGGACTGGAGCGAGCATGCAAAAAAATGGCTTGTAAAGGAAGCCCCGCTACAGGGAGAAACTGAAGTATGGCCAATTGACCCCAAAGGTGAGGAGCGTATATGGCGCGTCAATGTAGAGGGCGCAAGGCAGGGAATTGCCGAAGGCGAGATATCTGTTATCGAGAAAGCCGGTAGATTGGAGGTGTCGAAAAAGTCGCGAGAACCCGAAGGAAAAAAACCAAAAACATTCTGGTCGGAGCCAAAATACTCGGCCACATCCCACGGATCAAAGTTGCTCCTCGACATTCTTGGATCCGGGTTGCATTTCAGTTATCCAAAATCAATACATCTCACCACTGATGCAATTCGGTACTGGGCAGATCAATCAGCGCAGGTACTGGATTTTTTTGCTGGCTCGGGCACGACCGGCCACGCGGTTATGAACCTCAACCGCGAAGACGGCGGACGTCGTAAGTACATCCTTGTGGAAATGGGTGACTATTTCGATACTGTTCTAAAACCGCGTATTGCCAAAGTGGTCTATTCCGATAGCTGGAGGGACGGTAAACCGGTCGCCCGTGAGACCGGCATCTCCCATTGCTTCAAATACCTACGCCTCGAATCCTATGAGGATACCCTCAATAACCTGCGCTTCGATGACGATGCTGGGCGCATTAAGGCCATCGCTTCTAACACTTTCCTCATAGAAGACTACATGCTCCACTACCTGCTGGATGTGGAGACCAGGGGCAGCCAATCTCTTTTGAACATCGATGCCTTTAGTGATCCTACAGCGTATAGACTGATGGTGAAAAAGCCGGGCAGCGACGAACATGTCACCCGGCATGTCGATCTTGTGGAGACGTTTAATTACCTGATTGGCCTGAGGGTGACACACATTGCGGTACCACAATCTTTCGCGGCCGCATTTGCCCATATCCTTGATCCTGAACTGCCCGAGGACCAACACACAAAGCTTATCCTCGATGGGAAGATAAAACAGGATATCCAGGGCCCTTGGTGGTTCAGAAAAATCGAGGGCTGGGTTCCCGCCGACCCATCAAACCCGGGCAACGGTCATCGGGAAAAGGTGCTTATCGTTTGGCGAAAGCTTACGGGCGATATGGAACAGGACAATCTCATGCTCGACGAGTGGTTCGAAAAGAACCGCATCAGCACGAGGGATTTCGAATTCGATACCATTTACGTCAACGGGAGCAACAATCTCCCGAACCTCCAGAAAGAAGGGGATAACTGGAAGGTCCGTCTGATAGAGGATGAGTTCATGAAACGAATGTGGGATGTTGAGGGGGTGTGACGTGGCGCCGGTCAATTATCACTATGGCAAATTTCCTCCTGAAAAAGTCAACTGGGCCGACCTCATCTCCCTGATCGGGCCGGCCAATGCCGCTATAGCCCGTTACGACGGAGTGCTGTCTGCAATACCCAATTCAACCATATTGTTGAGCCCTTTGATAACTCAGGAGGCTGTTCTTTCTTCCCGCATCGAAGGCACCCAGGCGACGATGGGGGAAGTGCTGGAGTATGAGGCCGAAGGAGAGAAGGCCGGCATGTCAGCCGAGAAACGGGATGACATTATGGAGGTCCTCAATTATCGTGAAGCCATGCGTCACGCCGTGAATATGCTCAAGGAATTGCCTTTATGCCTGCGAATTGTTTTGGAAACCCACAAAATACTTTTAAACAACGTGCGGGGACATGGCAAGTCGCCGGGGCAGTATAGAAGGGTTCCGAATTGGATCGGGCCGGCCGGCTGCACCATGGAAACGGCCAGGTACGTGCCTATTTCCGCTGAACGGCTGCCTCAAGCCATGGGGGATTGGGAAAAGTATATTCATGGCGACGCCCCTGACAAGCTGGTGCAGCTTGCCATCCTTCATGCCGAGTTCGAGGCGCTCCATCCCTTCCTGGACGGAAACGGTCGCCTCGGCCGCATGTTGATACCCCTCTTTCTCTCTCAATCCGGTCTGATTCAGAGCCCCATGTTCTATATCAGCGCCTATTTTGAGACTCACCGTGATGAGTATTATGAAAGGCTCCTTGCCGTATCTCGGGATGAAGACTGGACTGGCTGGAGCGCGTTCTTTCTCAGGGCGATCCAGGAGCAGGCCGAGCAAAATAGAGAAAAGGCGCATGCCATACTGGCTCTTTACAATACCAAAAAGTCGGATATGGTGGCCCAGACACATTCGCAGTATGCCATTCACGCTCTGGATTGGATATTTCAGCGGCCCATATTCCGGAGTAGCGACTTCGTGAGATCTTCATCCATTCCCAAGCCAACTGCCTCGAGAATCCTTGCGGTCCTTAAAGAGAGCAAGATGCTCGCGGAGCTCGTTCCCGGAAGAGGACGGAGAGCTGCAGTCCTTGCATTCAGCGAGTTATTGAATATTGCGGAGGGACGCAATGCGTTTTGAGTCTCGTCTGTTAGACGCAAAGTCAGTTGTGTATCATAATAGCACCAATATGAGACACAATAGACTTCGTGGCTATTTCATGAGCCACAACCATAATCACGCTGAATATCGAGTACTTGTCCATGCCTAAGAAGCCCAAAGGTCCGAAGCAGCATGCCTTTCGCAACAAACTTCTCCTCAATCACTGGCTCATCAGCCTTTTCGGCATCGATCCCCTGTCCGAAAAGTATTCCGGCGCTTCAACGCGGCCCTTTCATGATCTCACAGAGCCGCTCAGGAAATGCCGGGAAGGTCTGGATCATGATAATCTTCACCATTTCTACCATGCCCTGGTACATAGTGAATTATTCTGGAACGACCTGGCCCTTCTTCCGAAAGAGCAGATCCTGATCTACGAAGAAAACCTAGTGCGACACACCCAGGCCATCAACGACAGGCGACACAGGCCCGTGGTCTGGAAATACTATCAATGGCTGACATTGCTCTTTGCGGAAGTTTACCTGGACCGTTTTTTCGGCAATCGGGAGAAACTCGTAGAGGACCTCAACGAATTTGTGAAGCGCTTCAACCTGAGATGGGTCGATTATGCGGATTTCCCGGCCTATTCGGAAGACGACCTGAATAAACTTTGCCTCCAGAACGCCACGGGAAGCGGGAAGACCCTCCTTATGCACGTCAATCTGCTTCAGTATCGTCATTACGCCAGGAAGTGCGCACAGGAGAAGCTCCTCTCCCGGGTCATTCTCCTTACCCCCAATGAACGGCTGAGCGAGCAGCATGTCGGTGAATTCAGGGAGAGCGGCATAACGGCCGGCAGCTATGTGAAAGAAAAAGGACAACTCTTCACCCAGGCGCAGGGCCTCAATCGGGTCGATGTACTGGAAATCACCAAGCTGGCAGACCAGGAAGGTCCTAATACCATCGCCGCCCGTAGCCTCGGCGACGAAAACCTTCTCCTGGTAGACGAAGGCCATCGGGGCATGAGCGGAAAAGAGGAAGGCGTGTGGCTTACTCGCAGGTCGGACCTTTGCGCAAAAGGATTTACCTTTGAGTATTCGGCGACCTTCGAACAAGCGGTGTCGGCTGCAGGTAACAAAGATTTCGAAAACAGCTATGCCAAGACTATCTTTTTTGACTACTCTTATCGATGGTTCTATGAGGACGGATTCGGCAAGGATTATCAGATACTGAACCTGCCCAAATCCTTCGAGGATATGAGGACCACATACCTGACGGCCTGCCTGCTCAAATTCTACCAACAGCTAAGGATCTACGAAGACAAATTGGTGGAATTCGAGCCCTTCAATATTGAAAAACCGCTTTGGGTTTTCGTTGGCAGCACGGTCTCAAAGGCCAAAGGGGGCTCCGAAGACGAAAAGATCATGGCAACGGATGTGGCGCAGATAATTCAATTCATCGCCGGCTTCCTCCATGACCGCCAGGGTGCGTGCCGGAGAATGGGCGATATCCTCACCGGCAAGGGCCGTGATACGGGCCTCGTTGACAAGGATGGGGCCGATATTTTCGCCGAATCCTTCAATTATCTGGCAAGGATGATGATGGCCGGAGAAACTTTAGACCATCTCTACCGCGATATTCTCGCGCGTCTTTTCAACAATTCGGCGGGCGGCATCCTTGAGCTTGCCAGGATCAAGGGGGAATCCGGCGAGGTGGCTCTCCGCGTCGGCTCTGCTCGCGACCCCTTCGGGCTCATAAACGTGGGTGACGCAAAAGGCCTCTGCGACCACGTTGAAGAGGTGGCCGCCCAGAACGGTACCCTTCTGAA encodes:
- a CDS encoding SNF2-related protein, whose amino-acid sequence is MTTDYHAKYYAYELSRTGGSGVDRLGRALFDACVDLNPHQIEAALFALRSPISKGVLLADEVGLGKTIEAGLVLCQYWAERRRHLLVICPASLRKQWELELSEKFNLPSIVLDAKAFRDQQKNGRPNPFRDSRIVICSMHYAAGKADELKQIPWDLVVIDEAHKLRNSYRQSNQIGQKIRMATEDRKKLLLTATPLQNSLLELYGLSTLIDERFFGELASFRAQYLNYGGDIPGLRDRLKAFCWRTLRSQVVEFVSFTERRLITRPFKPTEQEHKLYEAVSAYLKRDDAYALPSGQKHLLILLVRKVLASSPHAVAGTLEIMRNRLLRLQDEVRSNASVLTRLISDEEIDDDVLDELLEDEEDNLVDADSMPVEVPSEAVEKPIDLKKLAHEIQELEDYIRWARGIGIDTKTKALVAALEIGFRKMEEMGAAQKVVVFTESRRTQAWLKEFLEGSGYAGQVLTFNGTNKDDASGQVYQEWLIANRDSGRATGSKQIDLRTAIIDRFQSHARILIATEAGAEGLNLQFCSAIVNFDLPWNPQRIEQRIGRCHRYGQKHDVVVINFLNERNEADRRVYELLDQKFNLFTGIFGASDDVLGSIESGIDFEKRVLEIYQECRTEEEIQAAFERLQTDLDEEIQTRMRDTRRLLMENFDEDVHARLKVNLSGAQEKLDRIGRLFWMLTKHVLQDLARFDDPNLSFLLDSSPISGATPGHYHLISKDRENVPGEYLYRLSHPLGEHVIAEGVSYECPTAEVEFDMSNHPTRILMVEKLKGKSGWLRLRHVRIDSFDRVEFLLFTAVDDQGNNIDQETCEKLFNCRGRTRQAVDLPQDSRDRLGADSERYTEATIARNLEENNQHFTEACRQLDKWAEDMEMAAQKELDDIKRQVRDLQRRSRQAPTIEEQHGLQEEIGRLERKKRTLRERIFDIEDEITAKRDHLVDQLVKRMQQKTTVTPAFTIRWSVV
- a CDS encoding site-specific DNA-methyltransferase; protein product: MHAKARQVSEFIDNDLLKIVEEAFGHVDEARKNSLKAKIEEAITTAQKFGAPDPEATDAVKEARVQYEAVADTASAEADIYDHLYRFFERYYDDGDFISRRYYARETEGRAAPFAVPYNGEEVKLHWANADQYYIKTAEYFTNFTFDLSKAARAQIERNRKEKAGDKDTLFDLSDKDPLDDLKVHFLIVEASEGEHGNVKASETTKRFFLIHKDRPIELNDREELTVNFEYRPDPEKSGQEGTHREKRNAEAMETILHALEEMAKGEASPRLEKYGQLLRTPSPTDSDKKRPLLAKYINQYTARNTMDYFIHKDLGGFLHRELDFYIKNEIMRLDDIENADVPSVESYLAKIKVLRLIAGKLIDFLAQLEDFQKKLWLKKKFVIETNYCVTLDRIPEVLYPEITSNEAQHDEWIRLFSIDEIETVPGDLATPDIPGYSKPLTVHFLKTHNKMVLDTQFFDDTFKEQLISSIEGFDEQCDGLLIHSENFQALSQLRERYREQMECIYIDPPYNTSENAFLYKNGYKHSSWLAMLSDRIRVASLFTPKSGVFMGAIDDTEYSNLKTALSDTFGDDNYVGTIAVEVNPAGQNIRPNVPARSHDYFHIFANDIESINMVLRGLTAKEREQYKERDTKGYFYWDNLRRRGGNSRPSDRPKQWFPLFIDGAQVRVPTMDWSEHAKKWLVKEAPLQGETEVWPIDPKGEERIWRVNVEGARQGIAEGEISVIEKAGRLEVSKKSREPEGKKPKTFWSEPKYSATSHGSKLLLDILGSGLHFSYPKSIHLTTDAIRYWADQSAQVLDFFAGSGTTGHAVMNLNREDGGRRKYILVEMGDYFDTVLKPRIAKVVYSDSWRDGKPVARETGISHCFKYLRLESYEDTLNNLRFDDDAGRIKAIASNTFLIEDYMLHYLLDVETRGSQSLLNIDAFSDPTAYRLMVKKPGSDEHVTRHVDLVETFNYLIGLRVTHIAVPQSFAAAFAHILDPELPEDQHTKLILDGKIKQDIQGPWWFRKIEGWVPADPSNPGNGHREKVLIVWRKLTGDMEQDNLMLDEWFEKNRISTRDFEFDTIYVNGSNNLPNLQKEGDNWKVRLIEDEFMKRMWDVEGV
- a CDS encoding Fic/DOC family N-terminal domain-containing protein, giving the protein MAPVNYHYGKFPPEKVNWADLISLIGPANAAIARYDGVLSAIPNSTILLSPLITQEAVLSSRIEGTQATMGEVLEYEAEGEKAGMSAEKRDDIMEVLNYREAMRHAVNMLKELPLCLRIVLETHKILLNNVRGHGKSPGQYRRVPNWIGPAGCTMETARYVPISAERLPQAMGDWEKYIHGDAPDKLVQLAILHAEFEALHPFLDGNGRLGRMLIPLFLSQSGLIQSPMFYISAYFETHRDEYYERLLAVSRDEDWTGWSAFFLRAIQEQAEQNREKAHAILALYNTKKSDMVAQTHSQYAIHALDWIFQRPIFRSSDFVRSSSIPKPTASRILAVLKESKMLAELVPGRGRRAAVLAFSELLNIAEGRNAF
- a CDS encoding DEAD/DEAH box helicase family protein, whose amino-acid sequence is MPKKPKGPKQHAFRNKLLLNHWLISLFGIDPLSEKYSGASTRPFHDLTEPLRKCREGLDHDNLHHFYHALVHSELFWNDLALLPKEQILIYEENLVRHTQAINDRRHRPVVWKYYQWLTLLFAEVYLDRFFGNREKLVEDLNEFVKRFNLRWVDYADFPAYSEDDLNKLCLQNATGSGKTLLMHVNLLQYRHYARKCAQEKLLSRVILLTPNERLSEQHVGEFRESGITAGSYVKEKGQLFTQAQGLNRVDVLEITKLADQEGPNTIAARSLGDENLLLVDEGHRGMSGKEEGVWLTRRSDLCAKGFTFEYSATFEQAVSAAGNKDFENSYAKTIFFDYSYRWFYEDGFGKDYQILNLPKSFEDMRTTYLTACLLKFYQQLRIYEDKLVEFEPFNIEKPLWVFVGSTVSKAKGGSEDEKIMATDVAQIIQFIAGFLHDRQGACRRMGDILTGKGRDTGLVDKDGADIFAESFNYLARMMMAGETLDHLYRDILARLFNNSAGGILELARIKGESGEVALRVGSARDPFGLINVGDAKGLCDHVEEVAAQNGTLLKVEDSDFTEAMFASVKDSSSPVNLLIGSKKFVEGWDCWRVSTLGLMHVGRSEGSQIIQLFGRGVRLKGYEWSLKRSGKSSAPQQPVFITEIETLNVFGIEADFMEKFRDFLREEGLPGNEHRLVITIPLNVTYDFGKKLKILRPKRKASDGKEYDFKKDGPVPTVGDVPQYMTDNRVVADWYPRIQAVQSRGGGLVAQKDKAYLREGHLALLDYDALFFELEQFKRERTWHNLNISKDGIYRLLHDTSWYILYLPETWLTPSGFHGVMLLQQVAVELLKRYCEHYYNYRKREFIEPRLELRELTADDDNLPKEELYQLIVDGDELQVIEGIERIKKDLESRKDDLLRAGDLNACDFGRHLFQPLFHVRRGGKITILPIALNESEYQFVTDLKDWCEMNKATLKTDGVELYLLRNMSRGKGVGFFEAGNFYPDFILWMLTGDKQYVTFLDPHGLLHGEGPASEKIQLHLRIKDIEQRLNDPNIVLNSFILSWTPHPQLKWGNTREELEKQHVLFMTDDRDGYIEKLFEGMRNTLNSGRAGEK